AAAAAGTAAAGGCTGCTATGACGGCAGAAGAGGCCTTAAATATATGTATAGACAATGGATATGATGAAATAGTTTATGATATGGAAAGAGGTTGCGAAGAAAAGATAAAAGTGTATTTGAAAGATGAACATTATCCTGTGAAGGTGATTATATATTCTATGGAAAGAGGTGCATTTACTTGCTCACAGTAGCTGGGATAGGACCTGGGAATACTAAATATTTAACTGCTCAAGTAGTGGAAGCTATAAATTCAGCTGAATGTATTGTAGCTTTTGGAAGGGCAGGAGAGTCAATAAAAGCTTTGAGAAGTGATTATATAAAAGTTAAAAATGTAGATGAAGTGTATAGATATTCGTTAATGAAAGAAAATGTTTTGATTCTTGCATCTGGGGATCCTTGTTTTTATGGTATACTAGAGTATTTAAAAAATAAAGATATATTAGTAGATGAAGTTTTTCCTGGGTTGTCTTCTTTTCAATATATGATGGGAAAGCTTAAGAAAAGCTGGCACAATTCCAGATTTCTATCTCTTCATGGGAGAGATGAAAGTCTAGAAGTAGCATTTAATAGTCCTATGACTATTATACTTACAGATAGCACAAATACACCAAGAGTTATATCTAAAAAATTGCATGAATTGGGGCTAAGAGGAAGTATGTATATAGGATACAATTTGTCCTATAAAGATGAATGCATATTGAAAATAAATATAGGAGAAGAAATAGAAGATATTTCTTCTTTGGCAGTGGTGGTGGTGGAAAATGAAATGGATTAGAGATGAGGAATTTATTCGGGGAGATATTCCTATGACTAAATTTAATATTAGAATACTTGTCATTGCCCATTTAGCTATTGAAAAAGGAGATAGACTATTAGATATAGGATCTGGAACAGGTAGTATATCTGTAGAATCAGCATTGCAAGGTGCAAATGTCTGGGCTATTGAAAAGGAGAAAGAAGGAGTAGATATTATAAATAAAAATAGTATTAAGTTTAATGTAAATTTAAATTTAATAGAGGGACAAGCTCCAGAAGATTTGCCAGATATTGAGTTCAATAAATGTTTTATAGGTGGCAGTGGAGGAAAACTTAATGAGATATTCAAATATTTGGAAACTCATCTAGAAGCAGGTGGTATTGTTTGTGGGAACTTTATTAGATTGCAAAATTTAGACAATTTTATTCAATTTCTAGAAGAATATAAATACGAAAATATAGGAGTACAGTTAATTCAATCTTCCTATATGGATAAAATTGGACTTATGAAGGGACAAAATCCAATATTTATAGTTAAGGGAATGAAAAGGAGGCTAGAAAATGATTAGTTTTGTTGGAGCAGGTCCAGGAGATGTAGATCTTATAACGGTCAAAGGTAGAAGACTTTTAGAAGGAGCAGATATTGTTATTTATGCTGGGAGTTTAGTATCTAAGGCACATTTAGATTATTGTAAAGATAAATGTAAATTTTACAATAGTGCTTATATGACATTGGAAGAAGTTATAGAAAAAATGGTAGAAGGAGAAGAAAAAGGGCTTAAAGTTGTGAGACTTCATACAGGGGACCCTACTATATATGGAGCAATAAAAGAACAGATGGATTTTCTTGATAAAAAAGATATACAGTATGAGGTTATTCCAGGGGTTAGTTCTTTCACTGCAGCTTGTTCAGCTATAAAAAGTGAATTTACACTTCCAAGTTTAAGTCAAACTGTTATACTTACCCGAATAGAAGGAAGAACCAGTGTGCCAGAAAGTGAAGACTTAGAAAAATTAGCTTCTTATGGGGCTTCTATGGCCATATTTCTTTCTGTGCAACAGATAGAAAATGTAGTTGAAAAATTAAAAAGAGGATATAAAAGAGGAGATGTACCTATTGCAGTAGTATATAAAGCTACTTGGGAAGATGAAAAAATCCTTATAGGTACTTTAAATGATATTGTAGACAAAGTGAAAAAGGAAGGCATAAATAAAACTGCTCAAATATTAGTGGGGGATTTTATAGATAGTTCTTATGAGAGATCTAAATTGTATGATCCAAAGTTCACCCATGAATATAGGGAGGCGAAAAATTGAAGGTAGCATGTCTATCTTTTACAGACAAAGGTAGAGATATAGGGTGTAAATTAGAGCAATATAGGGATAAAAAAGCTTTTCTAGAAATTCATCACTATAACAATTCACAAGTCGAGGGTGGAATAAAATCCATATTAGAAAATATAGTTAAGGAATATGAGGGGATAGTATTTATTTCAGCTACGGGTATAGCAGTACGAATGATTTCTCCATACGTAATAGATAAAACTGTAGATCCAGCTGTAGTAGTTGTTGACGATTTGGGAAGATATTCCATAAGCTTATTGTCAGGGCATATAGGTGGAGGAAATAGATTGTGTGAAATTGTAGGAGAAATACTTGGGGCAAAGTCAATCATAACTACTGCTTCTGATGGGAGGAAGATAGAAGCAGTAGATATATTTGCCATGAGAAAAGGCTATGTTATGGAGAATATGGAAGAGGTAAAGCAGATAACCAGTATGATGGTTAATGATAAAAGAATAGGCTATTTTTCTGAAATGGAAGGTCATATAAGATATGATAATTTGGTTTTTATTCATGGATTAGAAAATGTAAAGAAATATCAAGACAAGGTAGATGGAGTATTGTGTATAAGTTCTATAAAGTATATAGATATCACTATACCCCATGTAGTATTGAGGCCTAAAAATTTAAATATAGGAGTAGGTTGTAAAAAAGGTACTAGTGGAAAAGAAATAATAAATGCTATATTAGATGTGCTTGATAAAAATAATTTTTCATCAAGTTCTATAAAGTCTATAAATACTATTGAAATAAAAAGCGGTGAATTAGGTATTTTAGAAGCTGCAAGTTATTTTAAATGTCCTAGGAATATTTATACTGTAGAAGAAATAAAAATAGTGGAAGAAAAATTTGGGAAAAGCGATTTTGTTAAAAGAAATGTAGGAGTTTATTCTGTCAGTGAACCCTGTGCGTATCTATCAGGAGGAGAGATAGTGGTAGGGAAAACCAAATGTAATGGTATAACTGTGGCAGTTTCAAAGGAGATGATTTAGTATGTCTAAACTTTATGTAGTAGGTATAGGGCCAGGCGGAAGAAAAAATATGACAATCAGAGCAGTAGAGGCTATAAAAAAATGTTCAGTAATAGTAGGATATGCTCCCTATATTGAATATTTGGGAGATTTAAAAAAAGGAAAGGAAATTTATTCAACGGGAATGAGGGGAGAAATTGAAAGATGTAATATAGCCATAAAAAAAGCAAAAGAAGGAAAAGACACTGCTATCATAAGCACTGGAGATTCAGGCCTTTATGGTATGGCTGGACCAATTTTGGAATTGGCTGAAAGAATAGACGTAGAAATAATACCTGGAATAGTAGCTGCCTTCTCAGCTGCTAGTGAATTGGGTGCTCCCATTATGCATGACTATTGTTCTATTAGCT
Above is a genomic segment from Sporanaerobacter acetigenes DSM 13106 containing:
- the cbiE gene encoding precorrin-6y C5,15-methyltransferase (decarboxylating) subunit CbiE, encoding MLTVAGIGPGNTKYLTAQVVEAINSAECIVAFGRAGESIKALRSDYIKVKNVDEVYRYSLMKENVLILASGDPCFYGILEYLKNKDILVDEVFPGLSSFQYMMGKLKKSWHNSRFLSLHGRDESLEVAFNSPMTIILTDSTNTPRVISKKLHELGLRGSMYIGYNLSYKDECILKINIGEEIEDISSLAVVVVENEMD
- the cbiT gene encoding precorrin-6Y C5,15-methyltransferase (decarboxylating) subunit CbiT gives rise to the protein MKWIRDEEFIRGDIPMTKFNIRILVIAHLAIEKGDRLLDIGSGTGSISVESALQGANVWAIEKEKEGVDIINKNSIKFNVNLNLIEGQAPEDLPDIEFNKCFIGGSGGKLNEIFKYLETHLEAGGIVCGNFIRLQNLDNFIQFLEEYKYENIGVQLIQSSYMDKIGLMKGQNPIFIVKGMKRRLEND
- the cobM gene encoding precorrin-4 C(11)-methyltransferase, whose product is MISFVGAGPGDVDLITVKGRRLLEGADIVIYAGSLVSKAHLDYCKDKCKFYNSAYMTLEEVIEKMVEGEEKGLKVVRLHTGDPTIYGAIKEQMDFLDKKDIQYEVIPGVSSFTAACSAIKSEFTLPSLSQTVILTRIEGRTSVPESEDLEKLASYGASMAIFLSVQQIENVVEKLKRGYKRGDVPIAVVYKATWEDEKILIGTLNDIVDKVKKEGINKTAQILVGDFIDSSYERSKLYDPKFTHEYREAKN
- the cbiG gene encoding cobalt-precorrin 5A hydrolase, whose product is MKVACLSFTDKGRDIGCKLEQYRDKKAFLEIHHYNNSQVEGGIKSILENIVKEYEGIVFISATGIAVRMISPYVIDKTVDPAVVVVDDLGRYSISLLSGHIGGGNRLCEIVGEILGAKSIITTASDGRKIEAVDIFAMRKGYVMENMEEVKQITSMMVNDKRIGYFSEMEGHIRYDNLVFIHGLENVKKYQDKVDGVLCISSIKYIDITIPHVVLRPKNLNIGVGCKKGTSGKEIINAILDVLDKNNFSSSSIKSINTIEIKSGELGILEAASYFKCPRNIYTVEEIKIVEEKFGKSDFVKRNVGVYSVSEPCAYLSGGEIVVGKTKCNGITVAVSKEMI
- the cobJ gene encoding precorrin-3B C(17)-methyltransferase gives rise to the protein MSKLYVVGIGPGGRKNMTIRAVEAIKKCSVIVGYAPYIEYLGDLKKGKEIYSTGMRGEIERCNIAIKKAKEGKDTAIISTGDSGLYGMAGPILELAERIDVEIIPGIVAAFSAASELGAPIMHDYCSISLSDLMTPWDVIEKRIEYASCGDFVITIYNPKSKTRTDHLKKAVDIMLKYKGPKTPVGIVKNSGRADTEKYITTLDDIDYDIVDMMCVLIIGNNNTYIKDGFIITPRGYEI